In a single window of the Streptacidiphilus sp. P02-A3a genome:
- the tgmA gene encoding putative ATP-grasp-modified RiPP: protein MQNTLVRPWGLRRMRSYAVLHEVPFTTVEVNTVDQLGVFRDAEGTVVEMGKHGTLKGTNKQTPGSTNQDSRSDPDYQQDSDQD from the coding sequence ATGCAGAACACGCTCGTCCGCCCGTGGGGGCTCCGTCGAATGCGCTCGTACGCCGTGCTCCACGAGGTGCCGTTCACCACGGTCGAGGTGAACACGGTCGATCAGCTCGGCGTCTTCCGCGACGCTGAGGGCACGGTCGTTGAGATGGGGAAGCACGGCACGCTGAAGGGCACCAACAAGCAGACGCCGGGCAGCACCAACCAGGACAGCCGCAGCGACCCGGACTACCAGCAGGACAGTGACCAGGACTGA
- the tgmB gene encoding ATP-grasp ribosomal peptide maturase: MTVQRPVLVATEADDTTADAVIAELNTRGVPVVRFDPADIGEDLTVSARFGSSPGCPAGQIRTPSRTADIGEARSLYWRRPRWPTFDQLTTADARFTSSQVRHGLGGILYSLPGCLFVNHPLRNHAAEHKPTQLAVAQRMGFTVPPTLVSNDPDAVRAFLTEQGEAVYKVLCWTPYRQGEVGMSVWTEPVTAEEIDDSVRVAPHLFQARVDKTADLRVVVVGQRVFTVRIDSDLLDWRRDYNALSYKVVDLPNRMQRALIEFLAHFGLCSGSFDLCLDRQQNLHWLELNSNGQWGWLEAETGLPVATAFADLLERGEQS; this comes from the coding sequence GTGACCGTGCAGAGGCCGGTGCTCGTGGCCACCGAGGCGGACGACACGACCGCAGACGCAGTGATAGCCGAACTCAACACCCGCGGTGTGCCCGTCGTCCGCTTCGATCCGGCGGACATCGGCGAGGACCTGACGGTCTCTGCACGGTTCGGGTCCTCGCCGGGCTGTCCGGCGGGACAGATCCGTACCCCGTCGCGGACCGCGGACATCGGCGAGGCCCGGTCGCTGTACTGGCGCCGCCCACGCTGGCCGACCTTCGACCAGCTGACCACGGCTGACGCCCGATTCACTTCGAGCCAGGTCCGGCACGGACTGGGCGGCATCCTCTACAGCCTTCCGGGGTGCCTGTTCGTCAACCACCCGCTGCGCAACCACGCCGCCGAACACAAGCCCACCCAGCTCGCGGTGGCCCAGCGCATGGGCTTCACGGTGCCCCCGACGCTGGTGTCGAACGACCCCGACGCTGTCCGGGCCTTCCTCACCGAACAGGGCGAGGCGGTGTACAAGGTGCTGTGCTGGACCCCTTACCGGCAGGGCGAGGTGGGGATGTCCGTCTGGACCGAGCCGGTGACCGCCGAGGAGATCGACGACTCGGTCCGCGTCGCTCCGCACCTCTTCCAGGCTCGCGTCGACAAGACCGCCGATCTTCGGGTCGTCGTGGTCGGGCAGCGCGTGTTCACCGTCCGGATCGACTCCGACCTGCTGGACTGGCGCCGGGACTACAACGCGCTGTCGTACAAGGTCGTCGACCTGCCCAACCGGATGCAACGGGCTCTGATCGAGTTCCTGGCCCACTTCGGGCTGTGCAGCGGGAGCTTCGACCTGTGCCTGGACCGCCAGCAGAACCTGCACTGGCTGGAGTTGAACAGCAACGGCCAGTGGGGCTGGCTGGAAGCCGAGACCGGTCTGCCGGTGGCCACGGCCTTCGCCGACCTGCTCGAACGAGGAGAGCAATCATGA
- a CDS encoding XRE family transcriptional regulator: MEWPYWLPAYEEPLPFESRYTLQALRESHGATMDRRSFTLFTGLALVGLANQWAALEPGRLSGVLDGKWVDVELVSWLEGTAAHLISLPTEQRQHTAGLLDAHLDTVTNLIEHGRYNQTVGMRLHHLAASVAVAYGWYAFDQEQHAVAGRRWDAALRSAHAARDRDLGAGIVADFAYQALWQDNPRIAVTLLDSALSAPLHPVARSLLHLRKARAHAALGESRATHRALDASGRALAASAADPAPEWCAWMSAADLAVDEGGCLLALGRPHDAYDRITEGINLLPVARDKTRAVFLTYQARGLLAQRDPEAAVVLLTESHQIASRIGASRCLEQVRQVSGQLDAYLTAPGVAEFRELIRAA; the protein is encoded by the coding sequence GTGGAGTGGCCGTACTGGCTACCCGCCTACGAGGAACCACTGCCGTTCGAGTCCCGCTACACCCTGCAAGCACTGCGCGAGTCCCACGGAGCCACGATGGACCGACGATCGTTCACCCTGTTCACCGGACTCGCCCTGGTCGGCCTGGCCAACCAGTGGGCGGCGTTGGAACCCGGGCGCCTGTCCGGGGTACTGGACGGGAAATGGGTGGATGTCGAGCTGGTCAGCTGGCTGGAAGGCACAGCGGCGCACCTGATCAGCCTGCCGACCGAGCAGCGCCAGCACACCGCCGGTCTGCTGGACGCCCACCTGGACACTGTCACCAACCTGATCGAACACGGCCGCTACAACCAGACCGTCGGCATGCGCCTGCACCACCTAGCCGCCAGCGTGGCCGTTGCCTACGGCTGGTACGCCTTCGACCAGGAGCAGCACGCGGTAGCCGGTCGCCGGTGGGACGCGGCGCTGCGCAGCGCACACGCCGCCCGCGATCGGGACCTCGGTGCCGGCATCGTGGCGGACTTCGCCTACCAAGCACTGTGGCAGGACAACCCCCGCATCGCCGTAACACTCCTGGACAGCGCTCTCTCCGCGCCGCTCCATCCGGTCGCCCGATCACTGCTTCACCTGCGCAAGGCCCGTGCCCACGCTGCCCTCGGGGAGTCCAGGGCGACACACCGAGCCCTGGACGCCTCCGGCCGGGCATTGGCCGCTTCCGCCGCCGACCCAGCTCCGGAGTGGTGCGCCTGGATGTCTGCGGCCGACCTAGCGGTTGACGAGGGGGGCTGCCTCCTCGCACTGGGCCGCCCGCACGACGCCTACGACCGCATCACCGAGGGCATCAACCTGCTGCCGGTAGCCCGGGACAAGACGCGCGCTGTCTTCCTCACGTACCAGGCCAGGGGCCTGCTCGCCCAGCGTGATCCCGAAGCTGCGGTGGTGCTGCTCACCGAGTCGCACCAGATCGCCAGCCGCATTGGCGCGAGCCGCTGCCTGGAGCAGGTGCGCCAGGTCAGCGGGCAGTTGGACGCCTACCTCACTGCGCCGGGTGTCGCAGAGTTCCGCGAGCTCATCCGCGCTGCCTGA